A genomic window from Streptomyces sp. NBC_01429 includes:
- a CDS encoding acyl-CoA thioesterase, whose amino-acid sequence MSSSDGPAGSPDALEDLLDLLDLERIEEDIFRGPSRSAVVPRVFGGQVAAQAMVAAGRTVAADRTAHSLHAYFLRTGDPDAPIVYTVDRIRDGRSFTSRRVVAIQHGQPIFHLSASFHTYEEGLEHQSEMPRAPDPETLPTTAETLPGYAAGFVGQDVADRLLEARAAVDLRYVDTPPYGSVGTPREPRSQVWFRTAGKLTDDPLLHICLATYVSDMTLLDPVLLAHGRGGWVTGDVVGASLDHAMWFHRPFRADEWLLYDQTSPTSHGGRGLGQARIFTRDGELAISVIQEGVIRVPRD is encoded by the coding sequence ATGTCCTCTTCCGACGGTCCCGCCGGCAGTCCCGACGCCCTTGAGGACCTCCTCGATCTGCTCGACCTGGAGCGGATCGAGGAGGACATCTTCCGCGGCCCGAGCCGCTCCGCGGTCGTCCCGCGCGTCTTCGGCGGCCAGGTCGCCGCCCAGGCGATGGTGGCGGCGGGCCGTACGGTCGCCGCCGACCGTACGGCGCACTCCCTGCACGCGTACTTCCTCAGAACGGGCGACCCCGACGCGCCGATCGTCTACACCGTGGACCGGATCAGGGACGGCCGCTCCTTCACCTCGCGCCGGGTCGTCGCGATCCAGCACGGGCAGCCCATCTTCCATCTCTCGGCGTCGTTCCACACGTACGAGGAGGGGCTGGAGCACCAGTCGGAGATGCCGCGGGCGCCGGATCCGGAGACCCTGCCGACGACTGCGGAGACGCTGCCGGGTTACGCCGCCGGGTTCGTCGGCCAGGACGTCGCTGACCGGCTGCTGGAGGCGCGGGCGGCGGTCGATCTGCGCTACGTGGACACGCCGCCCTACGGAAGCGTCGGGACGCCGCGCGAGCCGCGTTCGCAGGTGTGGTTCCGTACGGCCGGGAAGCTGACGGACGATCCCCTGCTGCACATCTGTCTGGCGACCTATGTCTCCGACATGACGCTGCTCGACCCGGTGCTGCTGGCGCACGGCAGGGGCGGATGGGTGACCGGGGACGTGGTGGGCGCGAGTCTGGATCACGCGATGTGGTTCCACCGGCCGTTCCGGGCGGACGAGTGGCTGCTGTACGACCAGACGTCCCCGACGTCCCACGGCGGTCGCGGGCTGGGCCAGGCGCGGATCTTCACGCGGGACGGCGAGCTGGCGATCTCCGTGATCCAGGAGGGCGTGATCCGGGTACCGCGCGACTGA
- a CDS encoding acyl-CoA dehydrogenase family protein yields MRRTVYNEDHEAFRETIRAFIEAKVVPVHDEWYAAGQAPRDFYYTLGELGIFGIEVPEEYGGAGEESFKFQAILSEETARAGVSFGGSGVHVALCLPYLKAYATEEQKKRWLPDFVSGRTMYAIAMTEPGTGSDLAGMKTTAKLSEDGTHYVLNGAKTFITGGVHADRVIVCARTAAPSPEDRRFGISLLVVDTKAEGYAVGRKLDKLGLRTSDTAELSFTDVKVPVGDLLGEENKGFSYLGQNLPQERLGIAVGAYAQAAAAVRFAQAYVKERTVFGQSVASFQNTKFELAACKAEVDAAEAVVDRALEAHDLGELSAAEAASAKLFTTEVAHRVIDKCLQLHGGYGYMNEYPIARLYADNRVNRIYGGTSEVMKMIIAKSMGL; encoded by the coding sequence GTGCGCCGTACCGTGTACAACGAGGATCATGAGGCGTTCCGGGAGACCATCCGCGCCTTTATCGAGGCGAAGGTCGTCCCCGTCCACGACGAGTGGTACGCGGCGGGCCAGGCTCCCCGCGACTTCTATTACACCCTCGGTGAGCTGGGCATCTTCGGTATCGAGGTGCCCGAGGAGTACGGCGGCGCCGGCGAGGAGTCCTTCAAGTTCCAGGCGATCCTCTCCGAGGAGACCGCGCGCGCGGGCGTCTCCTTCGGCGGCTCGGGGGTCCATGTGGCGCTCTGCCTGCCCTACCTCAAGGCGTACGCCACCGAGGAGCAGAAGAAGCGCTGGCTGCCGGACTTCGTCAGCGGCCGCACGATGTACGCGATCGCCATGACCGAGCCGGGCACCGGGTCGGACCTGGCCGGGATGAAGACCACCGCGAAGCTCTCCGAGGACGGTACGCACTACGTGCTGAACGGCGCGAAGACGTTCATCACCGGCGGCGTCCACGCGGACCGTGTGATCGTCTGTGCCCGTACCGCGGCGCCGTCCCCCGAGGACCGCCGCTTCGGCATATCGCTGCTGGTCGTGGACACGAAGGCGGAGGGGTACGCGGTCGGGCGCAAGCTCGACAAGCTGGGGCTGCGGACCTCCGACACCGCCGAGCTGTCCTTCACCGACGTCAAGGTCCCGGTCGGGGACCTGCTCGGCGAGGAGAACAAGGGCTTCTCGTACCTCGGCCAGAACCTGCCGCAGGAGCGCCTCGGCATCGCCGTCGGCGCGTACGCGCAGGCCGCGGCGGCGGTCAGGTTCGCGCAGGCGTACGTGAAGGAGCGGACCGTCTTCGGGCAGAGCGTCGCGTCCTTCCAGAACACCAAGTTCGAGCTGGCCGCCTGCAAGGCCGAGGTGGACGCGGCGGAGGCCGTCGTGGACCGTGCGCTGGAGGCACACGACCTGGGCGAGCTGTCGGCAGCCGAGGCCGCCTCGGCGAAGCTGTTCACCACCGAGGTCGCGCACCGCGTCATCGACAAGTGCCTCCAGCTGCACGGCGGCTACGGCTACATGAACGAGTACCCGATCGCCCGGCTGTACGCGGACAACCGGGTCAACCGGATCTACGGCGGCACCAGCGAGGTCATGAAGATGATCATCGCCAAGTCGATGGGGCTGTAA